The genomic stretch ATTACGATGTAACGATTTACGGCATTCGGTCCCCTCTCCGCTGCCTTGCAGCAGATGAAGGCCGATTCAATGTTCACGCAACACCAAAGTTGTTTCAGTCAACGGAGTATTACATGTCCAGAAGGCTTCGCAGAACCAAGATCGTAACCACCTTAGGCCCGGCTACCGATCGCGATAATAATCTTGAGAAAATTATCGCCGCCGGCGCCAACGTGGTGCGCATGAACTTCTCTCACGGTACGCCAGAAGACCATAAGTTACGTGCCGATAAAGTGCGTGAAATCGCAGCCAAACTGGGCCGCCACGTTGCTATCCTCGGCGATTTGCAGGGTCCAAAAATCCGCGTATCAACCTTTAAAGAGGGTAAAGTTTTCCTCAATATCGGCGACAAATTCCTGCTTGATGCCAACCTGGGCAAAGGCGAAGGCGATAAAGAGAAAGTCGGTATCGACTATAAAGGCCTGCCGGCTGACGTGGTACCTGGCGATATCCTGCTGCTCGACGACGGTCGCGTACAGCTGAAGGTGCTGGAAGTTCAGGGCATGAAAGTGTTCACCGAAGTCACCGTCGGCGGCCCGCTCTCCAACAATAAAGGCATCAACAAACTGGGTGGCGGCCTCTCTGCTGAAGCGCTTACCGATAAAGACAAAGCGGACATCGTGACGGCTGCGCTGATCGGCGTTGACTATCTGGCGGTCTCCTTCCCGCGCTGCGGCGAAGATCTGAACTATGCGCGTCGCCTGGCACGGGATGCAGGCTGCGATGCTAAAATCGTCGCGAAAGTTGAACGCGCCGAAGCCGTTTGCGATCAGGATGCCATGGACGACGTGATCCTCGCCTCTGACGTGGTGATGGTTGCGCGCGGTGACCTGGGCGTGGAAATCGGCGATCCTGAGCTGGTCGGTATCCAGAAAGCGCTCATTCGTCGCGCACGTCAGCTGAACCGCGCGGTGATCACCGCCACGCAGATGATGGAATCGATGATCACCAACCCAATGCCAACCCGTGCAGAAGTTATGGACGTGGCTAACGCCGTGCTGGACGGCACCGATGCGGTGATGCTCTCTGCGGAAACCGCTGCGGGCCAGTATCCGGCAGAAACCGTGGCCGCCATGGCGCGCGTCTGCCTGGGCGCTGAAAAGATCCCAAGCATCAACGTCTCTAAACACCGTCTGGACGTGCAGTTCGACAACGTGGAAGAAGCGATTGCGATGTCTGCGATGTACGCGGCAAACCACCTGAAGGGCGTTACCGCGATCATCACCATGACCGAATCTGGCCGCACCGCGCTGATGACCTCTCGTATCAGCTCTGGCCTGCCGATCTTCGCCATGTCCCGTCACGAACGCACCCTGAACCTGACGGCGCTGTACCGCGGCGTGACGCCGGTTCACTTCGACAGCACCAGTGACGGCGTAGCTGCGGCACACGATGCCGTAAACCTACTGCGCGACAAAGGCTATCTGGTGTCCGGTGATATCGTCATTGTGACCCAGGGCGACGTGATGAGCACCATCGGCTCAACAAACACCACGCGCGTCATGACCGTCGAGTAATAACGCCTATGTTAAAAAGCCCTCTCCAGATGGAGAGGGCTTTTTTTATTTCTTCGGATAAAGATCTTTGCGTTTATAGGGCTCTGTTTCACCTGGCTTACGCGTTTTAAGCAGCTTCAGGATCCACGTGTACTGTTCGGCATGCGGCCCCACCAGGATTTCCACCTCTTCGTTCATTCGACGCGCGATCGTGTGGTCGTCCGCGGTCAGCAGATCGTCCATCGGCGGACGAACCTCAATACTCAGGCGATGCGTTTTACCGTCATACACCGGAAACAGCGGGATCACGCGGGCACGACAGACTTTCATCAGGCGACCGATCGCGGGAAGCGTTGCTTTGTAGGTCGCAAAGAAATCGACAAACTCGCTGTGTTCAGGGCCGTGGTCCTGATCCGGCAGATAGTAGCCCCAGTAACCCTGACGCACCGACTGAATGAAGGGCTTAATGCCATCGTTACGCGCGTGCAAACGTCCGCCAAAACGACGACGCACCGTATTCCAGACAAAATCGTAGATTTTATTTCCCTGGTTATGGAACATCGCCGCCATTTTCTGGCCCTGAGACGCCATCAGCATCGCCGGAATATCAACGCCCCAGCCGTGGGGGACAAGGAAAATGACTTTCTCGTCGTTGCGGCGCATCTCCTCGATGATGTCCAGCCCTTTCCAGTCAACGCGATCGACGATTTTATCCGGCCCTTTCAGCGCCAGTTCAGCCATCATCGCCATGGCCTGCGGCGCGGTGGTGTACATCTCATCAATGATTGCCTCGCGCTCGGCGTCGCTTTTCTCAGGAAAACAGTAATAGAGGTTGATCTGCGCGCGACGGCGGGCGCTCTTGCCTAAACGCCCGGCCAGACGGCCAATTTTCCCCAAAACGGGATCGCGAACGGAAGCAGGCAGTAACGCCATCCCCGCAAAGGCGTAGACACCAAGCCAAGCGCCCCAGTTGCGCGGATGGCGGAAGGATTTTTCAAACTCAGGAATGTATTCAATATTGTTTTTTTTGGTTTCCATGCTGGATCCAGGGTCTGATGACGCAAAATTTTATTCAGATAGTGTAGCGAGGCAGTCGTCCACGCACAAAAGAAAAAGCCGGCGTCAGTGTGCGCCGGCTTTTTTAACAAAAACAGAGGGCTTAGTTTAAGCTCAGCTGCGGTATCACCTCTTTCACCTGCGCCAGATAATCAGTACGATCTTTACCTGTCAGGCCTTCGGTGCGCGGCAGTTTCGCCGTCAGCGGGTTCACTGCCTGTTGGTTGATCCACACTTCATAGTGCAGGTGCGGGCCGGTAGAGCGTCCGGTATTGCCGGAGATCGCGATACGGTCACCACGCTTCACCTTCTGGCCCGGCTTCACCAGCAGCTTACGCAGGTGCATGTAGCGGGTCGTATAAGTGCGGCCATGACGTACCGCGACATAATATCCGGCGGCACCGCTACGCTTGGCCACCACCACTTCACCATCCCCTACCGCCAGTACCGGCGTGCCCTGCGGCATGGCGAAGTCAACGCCACGGTGCGGCGCGACGCGCCCGGTTACCGGGTTCAGACGACGCGGGTTAAAGTTCGAGGAGACGCGGAACTGTTTTGCCGTCGGGAAGCGCAGGAAGCCTTTCGCAAGGCCCGTACCGCTGCGGTCGTAGAACTTACCGTCTTCGGCGCGGATCGCGTAGTAATCTTTGCCTTCGGAGCGCAGACGTACGCCCAGCAGCTGGCTTTGCTCGCGCTTGCCGTCCAGCATTTCGCGGGACATCAGGACGCAGAACTCATCGCCCTTCTTCAGCTTGCGGAAATCCATCTGCCACTGCATGGCTTTGATCACCGAGCTGATTTCAGCGCTGGTCAGGCCCGCATCGCGCGCGCTGGAGACAAAGCTCGCGCCCACGGTGCCTTTCAGAACACTATTAACCCAGTCACCCTTCTGCAGTTCGCTGGTCATCTTGAAACCGTTTGCAGTGCGATCGTAGGTGCGGGTTTCGCGGCGGGACATTTCCCAGGTCAGACGCTGGAGATCGCCATCCGCCGTTAGTGTCCAGGAGAGCTGTTGTCCGATTTTCAGGTTACGAAGATCTTTATCCGCAGCCGCCAGCTGGCTGATATTACCCATGTCGATGCCGTACTGGTTCAGCACGCTGCTCAGCGTGTCCCCGGTAGAGACAACATATTCGTGGATACCCGCTTCGTTCTCGGTTTTATCGTCCAGCTCATCCTGCGGGATGGCTTCATCTTCCTGAGCCGCCTGGTCAATAGGCTCACTGGCTTCAGGCAGCAAAGAACGGATTTCGCTCTTTTCAAGCTCAATGGTTTTGATGATAGGGGCAGAACTCGGGTGGTAAACATAGGGCCGCCAGACGGCGACCGCTAAGGTGAGAACTGTAAGCGACCCCAGCATAACGCGGTGGGGTCGAGGCAGATTGTTAAATGCCAGGGCGACAGAGCGGGCTATCTGTTGCACGTATTCACTTCCTCGTTATTCTCCTTTCAGGCAGCTCGCATACTGGTTCGCCAGTTGGCTGAGGAACTGCGAATAGCTCGCTTTGCTCAACTGGATATTCGTACCTAGCGGGTCAAGGGTTCCCATGCGCACGGATGTTCCCCTGGCCACGGCTTCTACGACCGCTGGCCTGAACTGTGGCTCAGCAAAAACGCATGTCGCTTTTTGCTCAACCAACTGTGTTCTGATTTCATGTAAACGCTGCGCACCAGGCTGAATTTCAGGGTTGACGGTGAAGTGGCCCAGCGGGGTCAAACCGTAATGTTTTTCGTAATAGCCGTAGGCGTCATGAAAAACGAAATACCCTTTTCCTTTCAACGGTGCGAGCTCATTACCTACCTGCTTATCGGTTGCGGCTAATTGTGCCTCAAAATCCTTCAGGTTGGCGTCTAGTTTGGCTCGACTTTGCGGCATAAGTTCCACTAATTTGTCGTGGATTGCAACCGCTGAAAGCCGCGCTATCTCTGGGGATAACCAAAGATGCATGTTGTACTCGCCGTGATGGTGATCTTCATCACCTTTTTCACCGTCTGCAGCATGATGGTCATGTTCGTCTCCGTCGTCATCCGCCCCTTTCATGAGTAACGGTTTCACGCCGGGGAGGTCGGCAATCGCGACCTGTTTTTCACCCGCCACCTGTTTTGCTGACTTCTGCATGAACGCTTCCATTTCAGGACCAATCCAGACAACTAAGTCCGCGTTTTGTAAGCGTTTTACATCTGACGGGCGCAGGGAATAGTCATGCTCAGAAGCACCATCAGGGAGCAGAACCTGGGTCTCCGTTACGCCGTCGGCAATGGCGGACGCGATGAATCCAAGTGGCTTAAGCGAAGCGACAACCGCAGCGTTAACATCTTGTGCGGTTGTCCCCCAAAGGGCAGCAGATAATGCTGCGAAAAGAAGCGTATTTTTATGTAACATAATGCGACTAATCATCGTAGTGAATGCGTGGAATGTGATATTATAACATTCGTTGACTTCTTCAAGCTTAAAATGACATGACGACATTGGTTTCTCTTGAAAATATTTCGGTCTCATTTGGCCAGCGCCGCGTCCTCTCTGACGTGTCGCTCGATCTGAAGCCCGGCAAAATTCTGACGCTGCTCGGCCCCAATGGCGCAGGCAAATCCACCCTGGTGCGCGTGGTGCTGGGTCTGGTCGCACCCGATGAAGGCGTGATTAAGCGCGAGGAAAAATTGCGTATTGGCTATGTGCCGCAAAAACTACACCTCGACGCCACGCTGCCGCTGACGGTCAGCCGTTTCCTGCGTCTGCGCCCCGGCACTCGTAAAGCCGATATTCTTCCGGCGCTGAAACGCGTGCAGGCGGGCCATCTTGTCGATGCGCCGCTGCAAAAACTGTCCGGCGGTGAAACTCAGCGTGTTTTACTTGCCCGCGCGCTGCTGAGCAGCCCGCAGCTGCTGGTACTGGATGAACCGACTCAGGGTGTGGATGTGAATGGTCAGGTTGCGCTTTATGATTTGATCGACCAGCTGCGCCGGGAGCTTGATTGCGCCGTGCTGATGGTGTCTCACGATCTCCATCTGGTGATGGCAAAAACCGACGAAGTGCTGTGTCTCAACCACCATATCTGCTGCTCCGGTACGCCTGAAGTGGTGTCAATGCACCCGGAATTTATCTCCATGTTCGGCCCACGCGGCGCTGAACAGCTGGGTATTTACCGCCATCATCATAATCATCGCCATGATTTGCAGGGACGAATCGTACTGCGTCGGGGAAATGGACACTCATGATTGAACTGTTACTGCCCGGCTGGCTGGCCGGGATTATGCTTGCCTGCGCCGCGGGTCCGCTCGGCTCGTTTGTTGTCTGGCGCAGAATGTCCTATTTTGGCGATACCCTGGCGCATGCGTCCCTGCTGGGCGTTGCCTTTGGTCTGCTGCTGGATGTAAACCCCTTCTACGCGGTGATTGTGGTCACACTGCTGCTGGCGGCCGGTCTGGTCTGGCTGGAGAAGCGCCCTCACCTCGCTATTGATACGCTGCTTGGTATTATGGCGCACAGTGCCCTGTCGCTGGGCCTGGTGGTGGTCAGCCTGATGTCGAACATCCGCGTGGATCTGATGGCCTACCTCTTCGGTGACCTGCTGGCCGTGACGCCGGAGGATCTCATCGCTATCGCCATAGGCGTCGTGGTGGTACTCGCTATTCTGCTCTGGCAGTGGCGGAATTTACTGGCAATGACCGTCAGTCCGGATCTGGCGTTTGTCGACGGCGTGAAGCTGCAGCGCGTTAAGCTGCTGCTGATGCTGGTGACAGCGCTAACGATTGGTGTCGCAATGAAGTTTGTCGGCGCGCTGATTATTACGTCGCTGCTGATCATCCCTGCGGCTACGGCGCGTCGTTTTGCCCGTACGCCGGAGCAGATGGCCGGCGTGGCCGTGATTATCGGAATGATTGCGGTAACGGGGGGGTTAACCTTCTCGGCGTTCTACGACACGCCTGCGGGGCCGTCTGTGGTGCTTAGTGCAGCGGTGCTGTTTATCCTCAGTATGATGAAGAAGACAGCGAATTAACATGGAGGGCGCTGATGCCCTCACTCTGCCCCTCTCCCACCGGGAGAGGGAATTAAGGATTACGGCATCGCGGGCGGCGTAATGCCGAAATGATTCCACGCCCGCACCGTTGCCATACGTCCACGCGGGGTGCGCTGCAGGAAACCCTGCTGGATCAGATACGGCTCCAGCACATCTTCAATCGTCTCACGCTCTTCCCCAATAGCCGCAGCCAGGTTATCCAACCCGACCGGGCCGCCAAAGAACTTATCCAGCACCGCCAGCAGCAGTTTACGGTCCATATAGTCAAAGCCTTCGGCATCGACGTTAAGCATATCCAGCGCCTGGGCAGCGATCTCGGCGGAAATCGAGCCATCGTGCTTCACCTCGGCAAAGTCACGCACGCGGCGCAGCAGGCGGTTGGCGATACGCGGCGTACCGCGGGAACGCTTCGCCACTTCAAACGCGCCCTCTTCGCTCATTTCGAGCCCCATATAGCGGGCGCTACGGCCAACGATGTGCTGGAGGTCCGCCACCTGGTAAAACTCAAGACGCTGCACGATGCCGAAACGATCGCGCAGCGGAGAGGTCAACGACCCGGCGCGGGTGGTGGCGCCAATCAGGGTAAACGGCGGCAGATCGATTTTGATGGAGCGCGCGGCCGGGCCTTCACCGATCATGATATCCAGCTGGTAATCTTCCATCGCCGGATAGAGCACTTCCTCCACCACCGGCGACAGGCGGTGGATCTCATCGATAAACAGCACGTCATGCGGTTCGAGGTTGGTCAGCATCGCCGCGAGATCGCCCGCCTTCTCCAGCACGGGGCCGGATGTGGTGCGCAGGTTGACGCCCATTTCATTGGCGACGATATTCGCCAGCGTGGTTTTCCCTAAACCGGGAGGGCCAAAAATCAGCAGGTGATCGAGCGCATCGCCGCGCAGCTTTGCCGCCTGGATGAAAATCTCCATCTGGGAACGAACCTGCGGCTGGCCGATATACTCATCAAGCAGCTTAGGGCGAATCGCGCGATCCACCACGTCATCTGCCTGAATAGTGCCTGCCGACACCAGGCGGTCTGCTTCAATCATCCTTTACCTCACAATGCAGCGCGCAGCGCTTCACGAATCAGGGTTTCACTGCTGGCGTCCGGTTTGGCAATTTTGCTCACCATGCGGCTGGCCTCCTGAGGTTTATAGCCCAGCGCCACCAGCGCGGCAACCGCTTCCTGCTCGGCGTCATCATCCGTCGCAGGGCCGCCAGGAGAGGTCAGTACCAAATCAGCTGCCGGAGTGAACAGATCGCCATGCAGACCTTTAAAGCGGTCTTTCATCTCGACAATCAGGCGCTCGGCGGTTTTCTTACCGATGCCCGGAAGCTTAATCAGCGCCGCAGGATCTTCGCGCTCAACGGCATTCACAAACTGTGGTGCCGACATGCCGGACAAAATCGCCAGCGCCAGCTTCGGACCGACGCCGTTGGTTTTAATCAGCTCACGGAACAGGGTCCGTTCCTGCTTGTTATTGAAGCCATAGAGCAGCTGGGCATCTTCACGCACCACAAACTGGGTAAAGACAATCGCCTCTTTGCCCGCGTCCGGCAGCTCGTAGAAGCAGGTCATCGGCATATGGACTTCATAGCCCACGCCACCCACTTCCAGCAGCACTAACGGGGG from Enterobacter dykesii encodes the following:
- the pyk gene encoding pyruvate kinase, encoding MSRRLRRTKIVTTLGPATDRDNNLEKIIAAGANVVRMNFSHGTPEDHKLRADKVREIAAKLGRHVAILGDLQGPKIRVSTFKEGKVFLNIGDKFLLDANLGKGEGDKEKVGIDYKGLPADVVPGDILLLDDGRVQLKVLEVQGMKVFTEVTVGGPLSNNKGINKLGGGLSAEALTDKDKADIVTAALIGVDYLAVSFPRCGEDLNYARRLARDAGCDAKIVAKVERAEAVCDQDAMDDVILASDVVMVARGDLGVEIGDPELVGIQKALIRRARQLNRAVITATQMMESMITNPMPTRAEVMDVANAVLDGTDAVMLSAETAAGQYPAETVAAMARVCLGAEKIPSINVSKHRLDVQFDNVEEAIAMSAMYAANHLKGVTAIITMTESGRTALMTSRISSGLPIFAMSRHERTLNLTALYRGVTPVHFDSTSDGVAAAHDAVNLLRDKGYLVSGDIVIVTQGDVMSTIGSTNTTRVMTVE
- the lpxM gene encoding lauroyl-Kdo(2)-lipid IV(A) myristoyltransferase (LpxM is lauroyl-Kdo(2)-lipid IV(A) myristoyltransferase, an enzyme characterized in Escherichia coli and involved in biosynthesis of the form of lipid A found in that species and some closely related species.) gives rise to the protein METKKNNIEYIPEFEKSFRHPRNWGAWLGVYAFAGMALLPASVRDPVLGKIGRLAGRLGKSARRRAQINLYYCFPEKSDAEREAIIDEMYTTAPQAMAMMAELALKGPDKIVDRVDWKGLDIIEEMRRNDEKVIFLVPHGWGVDIPAMLMASQGQKMAAMFHNQGNKIYDFVWNTVRRRFGGRLHARNDGIKPFIQSVRQGYWGYYLPDQDHGPEHSEFVDFFATYKATLPAIGRLMKVCRARVIPLFPVYDGKTHRLSIEVRPPMDDLLTADDHTIARRMNEEVEILVGPHAEQYTWILKLLKTRKPGETEPYKRKDLYPKK
- the mepM gene encoding murein DD-endopeptidase MepM, with translation MQQIARSVALAFNNLPRPHRVMLGSLTVLTLAVAVWRPYVYHPSSAPIIKTIELEKSEIRSLLPEASEPIDQAAQEDEAIPQDELDDKTENEAGIHEYVVSTGDTLSSVLNQYGIDMGNISQLAAADKDLRNLKIGQQLSWTLTADGDLQRLTWEMSRRETRTYDRTANGFKMTSELQKGDWVNSVLKGTVGASFVSSARDAGLTSAEISSVIKAMQWQMDFRKLKKGDEFCVLMSREMLDGKREQSQLLGVRLRSEGKDYYAIRAEDGKFYDRSGTGLAKGFLRFPTAKQFRVSSNFNPRRLNPVTGRVAPHRGVDFAMPQGTPVLAVGDGEVVVAKRSGAAGYYVAVRHGRTYTTRYMHLRKLLVKPGQKVKRGDRIAISGNTGRSTGPHLHYEVWINQQAVNPLTAKLPRTEGLTGKDRTDYLAQVKEVIPQLSLN
- the znuA gene encoding zinc ABC transporter substrate-binding protein ZnuA; its protein translation is MLHKNTLLFAALSAALWGTTAQDVNAAVVASLKPLGFIASAIADGVTETQVLLPDGASEHDYSLRPSDVKRLQNADLVVWIGPEMEAFMQKSAKQVAGEKQVAIADLPGVKPLLMKGADDDGDEHDHHAADGEKGDEDHHHGEYNMHLWLSPEIARLSAVAIHDKLVELMPQSRAKLDANLKDFEAQLAATDKQVGNELAPLKGKGYFVFHDAYGYYEKHYGLTPLGHFTVNPEIQPGAQRLHEIRTQLVEQKATCVFAEPQFRPAVVEAVARGTSVRMGTLDPLGTNIQLSKASYSQFLSQLANQYASCLKGE
- the znuC gene encoding zinc ABC transporter ATP-binding protein ZnuC — protein: MTTLVSLENISVSFGQRRVLSDVSLDLKPGKILTLLGPNGAGKSTLVRVVLGLVAPDEGVIKREEKLRIGYVPQKLHLDATLPLTVSRFLRLRPGTRKADILPALKRVQAGHLVDAPLQKLSGGETQRVLLARALLSSPQLLVLDEPTQGVDVNGQVALYDLIDQLRRELDCAVLMVSHDLHLVMAKTDEVLCLNHHICCSGTPEVVSMHPEFISMFGPRGAEQLGIYRHHHNHRHDLQGRIVLRRGNGHS
- the znuB gene encoding zinc ABC transporter permease subunit ZnuB; this translates as MIELLLPGWLAGIMLACAAGPLGSFVVWRRMSYFGDTLAHASLLGVAFGLLLDVNPFYAVIVVTLLLAAGLVWLEKRPHLAIDTLLGIMAHSALSLGLVVVSLMSNIRVDLMAYLFGDLLAVTPEDLIAIAIGVVVVLAILLWQWRNLLAMTVSPDLAFVDGVKLQRVKLLLMLVTALTIGVAMKFVGALIITSLLIIPAATARRFARTPEQMAGVAVIIGMIAVTGGLTFSAFYDTPAGPSVVLSAAVLFILSMMKKTAN
- the ruvB gene encoding Holliday junction branch migration DNA helicase RuvB, which produces MIEADRLVSAGTIQADDVVDRAIRPKLLDEYIGQPQVRSQMEIFIQAAKLRGDALDHLLIFGPPGLGKTTLANIVANEMGVNLRTTSGPVLEKAGDLAAMLTNLEPHDVLFIDEIHRLSPVVEEVLYPAMEDYQLDIMIGEGPAARSIKIDLPPFTLIGATTRAGSLTSPLRDRFGIVQRLEFYQVADLQHIVGRSARYMGLEMSEEGAFEVAKRSRGTPRIANRLLRRVRDFAEVKHDGSISAEIAAQALDMLNVDAEGFDYMDRKLLLAVLDKFFGGPVGLDNLAAAIGEERETIEDVLEPYLIQQGFLQRTPRGRMATVRAWNHFGITPPAMP
- the ruvA gene encoding Holliday junction branch migration protein RuvA, whose translation is MIGRLRGIIIEKQPPLVLLEVGGVGYEVHMPMTCFYELPDAGKEAIVFTQFVVREDAQLLYGFNNKQERTLFRELIKTNGVGPKLALAILSGMSAPQFVNAVEREDPAALIKLPGIGKKTAERLIVEMKDRFKGLHGDLFTPAADLVLTSPGGPATDDDAEQEAVAALVALGYKPQEASRMVSKIAKPDASSETLIREALRAAL